The following coding sequences lie in one Pirellulales bacterium genomic window:
- a CDS encoding MFS transporter, giving the protein MNPRTGTVYALLVLLAINTMNFYDRLVLTPLSEPIRKHWELSDTALGWLGTAFTLIYAVVGLPLGRLADLTNRKRILVVGVFLWSLLTGISGICVQYWQLFLARLGVGVGEATCAPAASSLIGDYFSAAARARAMSVFMMGLPLGNALAVVVGGIIAERIDWRAALYVAFIPGVLCALAATWIVEPQRGASESHAVGLRRRPGSPFLLVLSIPTMWWIIASGALHNFNMYALGAFMHAFLVRVHGLNLEHAGYVMAAVYGLAGIPGLLIGGWLGDHIVRRRVSGRLFVAALALGAATPLVFLALEVPAGGVAAFVTLMGAGCGLMYVYYATVYSTIQDVIEPALRGTAMALYFCAMYVLGASLGPLATGMASDYFARAAAAAKGVSLEGLKGPALEAALAPFKGQGLHQAMYIIPVLCLVLAFVLFAGARTVTNDVARLRLWMEQSSRDEEAEVEAA; this is encoded by the coding sequence GTGAATCCGCGCACCGGGACCGTCTATGCACTGTTGGTGTTGTTGGCGATCAACACGATGAACTTCTACGATCGGCTCGTGTTGACGCCGCTGTCCGAGCCGATTCGCAAGCATTGGGAATTGAGCGACACGGCGCTCGGCTGGCTCGGGACGGCATTTACGTTGATCTACGCCGTGGTCGGCTTGCCCCTGGGACGCCTGGCCGACCTGACCAATCGCAAACGCATCCTTGTGGTCGGCGTGTTCTTGTGGAGCCTGCTGACGGGCATTTCAGGGATCTGCGTTCAATACTGGCAATTGTTCCTGGCCCGGCTCGGGGTCGGCGTGGGAGAAGCGACTTGCGCCCCGGCGGCCAGCTCGCTGATCGGCGATTACTTCTCGGCTGCCGCTCGCGCGCGGGCCATGTCGGTGTTCATGATGGGCCTGCCGCTGGGCAACGCCTTGGCCGTGGTGGTCGGCGGCATCATCGCCGAGCGCATCGACTGGCGCGCGGCGCTCTACGTGGCGTTTATTCCCGGCGTGCTGTGCGCGCTGGCCGCGACGTGGATCGTCGAACCGCAGCGCGGCGCGAGCGAATCCCACGCGGTCGGGTTGCGCCGCCGCCCGGGCTCGCCCTTTCTGCTGGTGCTGTCGATTCCCACGATGTGGTGGATCATCGCCTCGGGCGCCTTGCACAACTTCAACATGTATGCCTTGGGCGCGTTCATGCACGCCTTCTTGGTGCGCGTGCACGGTTTGAACCTGGAACACGCTGGCTATGTGATGGCGGCCGTCTATGGACTGGCCGGAATCCCGGGCTTGCTGATCGGCGGCTGGCTGGGCGATCACATCGTACGCCGGCGCGTGAGCGGCCGGCTGTTCGTGGCGGCCTTGGCCTTGGGCGCGGCGACACCTTTGGTGTTCTTGGCGCTCGAGGTTCCCGCCGGCGGCGTGGCGGCGTTTGTCACCTTGATGGGCGCCGGCTGTGGGCTGATGTATGTCTACTACGCGACTGTCTATTCCACGATTCAGGATGTGATCGAGCCGGCCTTGCGCGGTACGGCCATGGCGCTCTACTTCTGCGCAATGTACGTGCTGGGCGCCTCGTTGGGACCCTTGGCCACGGGCATGGCGAGCGACTATTTTGCCCGCGCGGCGGCCGCGGCTAAGGGCGTGTCGCTCGAAGGACTTAAGGGGCCGGCGCTCGAGGCGGCCCTTGCGCCGTTTAAAGGCCAAGGACTGCACCAGGCGATGTACATCATCCCGGTGCTGTGCCTGGTGTTGGCGTTCGTGCTGTTCGCCGGTGCGCGCACCGTTACGAACGACGTCGCCCGGCTGCGGCTGTGGATGGAACAGTCGAGCCGCGATGAAGAGGCCGAGGTCGAAGCGGCCTGA